A window of the Streptomyces luomodiensis genome harbors these coding sequences:
- a CDS encoding acyl-CoA dehydrogenase: MASSVNDFDLYRPSEEHDMLRDAVRSLAEAKIAPYAAEVDEAGRFPQEALDALVGNDLHAVHVPESYGGSGADALATVIVIEEVARVCASSSLIPAVNKLGSLPVILSGSEELKKKYLAPLAKGDAMFSYCLSEPDAGSDAAGMKTRAVRDGDSYVLNGVKRWITNAGVSEYYTVMAVTDPEKRSKGISAFVVEKSDEGVSFGAPEKKLGIKGSPTREVYLDNVRIPADRLIGAEGTGFATAMKTLDHTRITIAAQALGIAQGALDYAKGYVQERKQFGKPIGDFQGVQFMLADMAMKLEAARQLTYAAAAKSERVAAGGGKEDLTFFGAAAKCYASDAAMEITTDAVQLLGGYGYTRDYPLERMMRDAKITQIYEGTNQVQRIVMARNLP, from the coding sequence TTGGCGTCCTCGGTGAACGACTTCGACCTGTACCGGCCGTCCGAGGAGCACGACATGCTCCGTGACGCCGTCCGCTCGCTGGCCGAGGCGAAGATAGCCCCCTATGCCGCCGAGGTCGACGAGGCGGGCCGGTTCCCCCAGGAGGCGCTCGACGCCCTGGTGGGCAACGATCTGCACGCCGTGCACGTCCCCGAGTCCTACGGCGGCTCGGGCGCCGACGCACTGGCCACCGTGATCGTCATCGAGGAGGTCGCCCGGGTCTGCGCCTCCTCCTCGCTGATCCCCGCGGTCAACAAGCTGGGCTCGCTGCCGGTGATCCTCTCCGGCTCCGAGGAGCTGAAGAAGAAGTACCTGGCCCCGCTCGCCAAGGGCGACGCGATGTTCTCCTACTGCCTCTCCGAGCCGGACGCGGGCTCGGACGCGGCCGGGATGAAGACCAGGGCGGTGCGCGACGGCGACTCCTACGTCCTCAACGGCGTCAAGCGCTGGATCACCAACGCCGGGGTCTCCGAGTACTACACGGTGATGGCCGTCACCGACCCCGAGAAGCGCTCCAAGGGCATCTCCGCCTTCGTCGTCGAGAAGTCCGACGAGGGCGTGTCCTTCGGAGCCCCGGAGAAGAAGCTCGGCATCAAGGGTTCCCCGACCCGTGAGGTGTATCTCGACAACGTCCGCATCCCCGCCGACCGGCTGATCGGCGCGGAGGGCACCGGCTTCGCCACCGCGATGAAGACCCTCGACCACACCCGGATCACCATCGCCGCCCAGGCCCTCGGCATCGCCCAGGGCGCCCTGGACTACGCCAAGGGGTACGTCCAGGAGCGCAAGCAGTTCGGCAAGCCGATCGGCGACTTCCAGGGCGTCCAGTTCATGCTCGCCGACATGGCCATGAAGCTGGAGGCGGCCCGGCAGCTCACCTACGCGGCCGCGGCCAAGTCCGAGCGCGTGGCCGCCGGAGGCGGCAAGGAGGACCTGACGTTCTTCGGCGCCGCGGCCAAGTGCTACGCCTCCGACGCCGCGATGGAGATCACCACGGACGCCGTCCAGCTGCTCGGCGGCTACGGCTACACCCGCGACTACCCGCTGGAGCGGATGATGCGGGACGCCAAGATCACCCAGATCTACGAGGGCACCAACCAGGTCCAGCGCATCGTGATGGCGCGCAACCTGCCGTAA
- a CDS encoding UDP-glucose dehydrogenase family protein, producing MALKITVIGTGYLGATHAAAMAELGFEVLGLDIVPEKVEMLTAGRVPLYEPGLEELLRRHTAGIEGATGRLRFTSSYEEAGEFGDVHFICVNTPQKHGEYACDMSYVDSAVESLAPHLHRPTLVVGKSTVPVGSADRLAARLAELAPVGADAELAWNPEFLREGFAVQDTLRPDRIVVGVAGDRAEKLLREVYQKPIAEGSPFVVTDFPTAELVKAAANSFLATKISFINAMAEVCEAAGGDVVKLAEAIGHDERIGRKFLRAGIGFGGGCLPKDIRAFMARAGELGADQALTFLREVDSINMRRRGHMVELAREAVGGSFLGKRVAVLGATFKPDSDDVRDSPALNVAGQMQLQGAQVTVFDPKGMANARALFPTLAYAADATEAARGAHAVLHLTEWREFRELEPASLGDVVAERRILDGRNALDPDRWREAGWTYRALGRPLA from the coding sequence ATGGCCCTCAAGATCACCGTGATCGGCACCGGCTATCTCGGCGCCACCCACGCAGCGGCCATGGCGGAACTGGGCTTCGAGGTGCTGGGCCTCGACATCGTGCCCGAGAAGGTCGAGATGCTCACGGCGGGCCGGGTGCCGCTGTACGAGCCGGGCCTGGAGGAACTGCTGCGGCGCCACACCGCGGGGATCGAGGGCGCCACCGGACGGCTGCGTTTCACCAGCTCCTACGAAGAGGCGGGTGAGTTCGGCGACGTCCACTTCATCTGCGTGAACACTCCGCAGAAGCACGGCGAGTACGCCTGTGACATGAGTTACGTGGACTCGGCCGTGGAGTCGCTCGCCCCGCATCTGCACCGCCCCACGCTGGTCGTGGGCAAGTCCACGGTGCCGGTCGGCAGCGCGGACCGGCTCGCGGCCCGGCTGGCCGAGCTGGCCCCGGTGGGCGCGGACGCCGAGCTCGCCTGGAACCCGGAGTTCCTGCGCGAGGGGTTCGCCGTCCAGGACACCCTGCGGCCGGACCGGATCGTGGTCGGCGTCGCCGGCGACCGGGCCGAGAAGCTGCTCCGCGAGGTGTACCAGAAGCCCATCGCCGAGGGCTCGCCCTTCGTGGTGACCGACTTCCCCACCGCCGAGCTGGTGAAGGCCGCGGCCAACTCCTTCCTGGCCACGAAGATCTCGTTCATCAACGCCATGGCCGAGGTCTGCGAGGCGGCCGGCGGCGATGTGGTCAAGCTCGCCGAGGCCATCGGCCACGACGAGCGCATCGGCAGGAAGTTCCTGCGGGCCGGTATCGGCTTCGGCGGCGGCTGCCTGCCCAAGGACATCCGGGCCTTCATGGCGCGCGCCGGTGAACTCGGCGCCGACCAGGCGCTGACCTTCCTCCGCGAGGTCGACTCGATCAACATGCGGCGCCGTGGCCATATGGTCGAGCTGGCCCGCGAGGCCGTCGGCGGCAGCTTCCTGGGCAAGCGGGTGGCGGTGCTGGGCGCGACCTTCAAGCCGGACTCCGACGACGTACGGGACTCGCCCGCGCTCAATGTGGCCGGTCAGATGCAGCTCCAGGGCGCCCAGGTCACCGTCTTCGACCCCAAGGGCATGGCGAACGCGCGGGCCCTCTTCCCGACCCTCGCCTACGCGGCCGACGCGACCGAGGCGGCGCGGGGCGCCCATGCGGTGCTGCACCTCACCGAGTGGCGCGAGTTCCGCGAGCTGGAGCCGGCGAGCCTGGGCGACGTGGTCGCCGAGCGCCGCATCCTCGACGGGCGCAACGCCCTGGACCCCGACCGCTGGCGCGAGGCCGGCTGGACCTACCGCGCCCTGGGCCGCCCCCTGGCCTGA
- a CDS encoding acyl-CoA thioesterase: MTNQAQGAEPELLGKPTSASRTTLSHIMTGSDTNLLGTVHGGVIMKLVDDAAGAVAGRHSEGPAVTASMDEMAFLEPVRVGDLVHVKAQVNWTGRSSMEIGVRVLAERWNESTPATQVGSAYLVFAAVDADGKPRPVPPVIPETERDKRRYQEAEIRRTHRLARRRAIKELRAQRAARRPEGPEAADDADRP, from the coding sequence ATGACCAATCAGGCCCAGGGTGCGGAACCGGAGCTTCTGGGAAAGCCCACCTCCGCGTCTCGTACCACGCTGTCACACATCATGACGGGCAGTGACACCAATCTCCTCGGGACCGTGCACGGCGGCGTGATCATGAAACTGGTGGACGACGCGGCCGGGGCGGTCGCCGGACGCCACTCCGAGGGGCCCGCGGTCACCGCGTCGATGGATGAGATGGCCTTCCTCGAACCGGTCCGGGTCGGCGATCTCGTCCATGTGAAGGCCCAGGTCAACTGGACCGGCCGGTCCTCGATGGAGATCGGGGTGCGGGTGCTGGCCGAGCGGTGGAACGAGTCCACGCCCGCCACCCAGGTCGGCAGCGCCTATCTGGTCTTCGCGGCCGTCGACGCCGACGGCAAGCCCCGGCCCGTGCCCCCGGTCATCCCGGAGACCGAGCGGGACAAGCGGCGCTACCAGGAGGCCGAGATCCGGCGGACCCACCGGCTGGCCCGCCGCCGCGCGATCAAGGAGCTCCGCGCCCAGCGCGCCGCCCGGCGCCCCGAGGGCCCCGAGGCCGCCGACGACGCCGACCGGCCGTAG
- a CDS encoding dipeptidase, which produces MTDHLAHARDLLAAHPIVDGHNDLPWALREQVRYDLARRDIAGDLSAYTHTDIPRLRAGGVGAQFWSVYVRSDFQGDTAVSATLEQIDVVRRFTERYAAELRPARTADDMEAARAEGRIASLMGAEGGHSINCSLATLRVLYELGVRYMTLTHNDNVPWADSATDEPKAHGLTRFGEEVVREMNRLGMLVDLSHVSADTMRDALRVTEAPVVFSHSSARAVCDHPRNIPDDVLALLPANGGVAMATFVPKFVLPAAVDWTRAADENMRAHGLHPLEMTPAAMKVQRAFEEANPRPLATVSTVADHLDHMREVAGIDHIGIGGDFDGTAFTPEGLADVAGYPNLVAELLDRRWSPADLAKLTWQNAVRAVRSAEEVAQGLRTSRGPSIATIEELDGTRPGH; this is translated from the coding sequence ATGACCGATCACCTCGCGCACGCCCGTGACCTGCTGGCCGCCCACCCCATCGTGGACGGTCACAACGATCTGCCCTGGGCCCTGCGCGAGCAGGTCCGCTACGACCTCGCCCGGCGCGACATCGCCGGCGACCTGAGCGCGTACACCCACACCGACATCCCCCGGCTGCGGGCGGGCGGTGTGGGCGCCCAGTTCTGGTCGGTGTACGTGCGCTCCGACTTCCAGGGCGACACGGCGGTCAGCGCCACCCTCGAACAGATCGATGTCGTCCGGCGGTTCACCGAGCGGTACGCGGCCGAGCTGCGCCCCGCCCGCACCGCCGACGACATGGAGGCGGCGCGGGCCGAGGGCCGGATCGCCTCCCTCATGGGCGCCGAGGGCGGCCACAGCATCAACTGCTCCCTGGCCACCCTGCGCGTCCTGTACGAGCTCGGCGTGCGCTACATGACGCTCACCCACAACGACAACGTCCCCTGGGCGGACTCGGCCACCGACGAACCGAAGGCGCACGGCCTCACCCGTTTCGGCGAGGAGGTGGTGCGCGAGATGAACCGGCTCGGCATGCTGGTCGACCTCTCCCATGTCTCGGCCGACACCATGCGGGACGCGCTCCGGGTGACCGAGGCGCCCGTGGTCTTCTCGCACTCCTCCGCGCGCGCCGTCTGCGACCACCCGCGCAACATCCCGGACGATGTGCTGGCGCTGCTGCCCGCCAACGGCGGTGTGGCGATGGCCACATTCGTGCCGAAGTTCGTCCTGCCCGCGGCGGTCGACTGGACCCGGGCGGCGGACGAGAACATGCGCGCCCACGGACTGCATCCGCTGGAGATGACCCCCGCGGCGATGAAGGTCCAGCGCGCCTTCGAGGAGGCCAACCCGCGCCCCCTGGCCACCGTGTCGACCGTCGCCGACCACCTCGACCACATGCGCGAGGTGGCGGGCATCGACCACATCGGCATCGGCGGCGACTTCGACGGCACCGCCTTCACCCCCGAGGGGCTCGCCGATGTCGCGGGCTATCCGAACCTCGTCGCCGAACTCCTGGACCGCCGCTGGTCCCCGGCCGACCTGGCCAAGCTGACCTGGCAGAACGCGGTCCGCGCGGTGCGCTCGGCCGAGGAGGTGGCCCAGGGGCTGCGCACCTCCCGCGGCCCGTCCATCGCCACGATCGAGGAGCTGGACGGAACCCGCCCCGGCCACTGA
- a CDS encoding 5-(carboxyamino)imidazole ribonucleotide synthase, whose protein sequence is MTFPVVGMVGGGQLARMTHEAGIPLGIRFKLLSDTPQDSAAQVVSDVVIGDYRDLDTLRAFAQGCDVVTFDHEHVPAEHLQALEADGVVIRPGVEALRHAQDKGVMRERLREAGVPCPRHRIVADPEDVARFADEGDGFPVVLKTVRGGYDGKGVWVVREVAEAAEPFRAGVPVLAEEMVDFARELAANVVRSPHGQAVAYPVVESIQVNGVCDTVIAPAPGLSEELSGQAQEMALKIAAELGVVGHLAVELFETRDGRLLVNELAMRPHNSGHWTQDGAVTSQFANHVRAVLDLPLGDPRPRATWTVMTNVLGGDFPDMYAPYLHCMARDPALKIHMYGKDVKPGRKVGHVNTYGDDLADVRERGRHAADYLRGTITE, encoded by the coding sequence GTGACATTCCCGGTAGTCGGCATGGTCGGCGGCGGCCAGCTCGCCCGTATGACCCACGAGGCGGGCATCCCCCTCGGCATCAGGTTCAAGCTGCTCAGTGACACCCCGCAGGACTCGGCGGCCCAGGTGGTCAGCGATGTCGTCATCGGCGACTACCGCGACCTGGACACCCTTCGTGCGTTCGCACAAGGCTGTGATGTGGTCACCTTCGACCACGAGCACGTCCCGGCCGAGCATCTGCAGGCCCTGGAAGCGGACGGCGTGGTCATCCGCCCCGGAGTCGAGGCGCTGCGGCACGCCCAGGACAAGGGGGTGATGCGGGAGCGGCTGCGCGAGGCCGGTGTGCCGTGCCCCCGCCACCGCATCGTGGCCGACCCCGAGGACGTCGCCCGGTTCGCCGATGAGGGTGACGGTTTCCCGGTCGTCCTGAAGACGGTGCGCGGCGGCTACGACGGCAAGGGCGTATGGGTCGTCCGCGAGGTGGCGGAGGCGGCCGAGCCGTTCCGCGCCGGGGTGCCCGTCCTCGCCGAGGAGATGGTCGACTTCGCCCGTGAGCTCGCCGCCAATGTCGTACGGTCCCCGCACGGCCAGGCCGTGGCCTACCCCGTCGTGGAGTCGATCCAGGTGAACGGGGTCTGTGACACCGTGATCGCCCCGGCTCCCGGCCTGTCCGAGGAGCTGTCCGGCCAGGCGCAGGAGATGGCGCTGAAGATCGCGGCGGAGCTGGGGGTGGTCGGCCATCTCGCGGTCGAGCTGTTCGAGACCCGTGACGGCCGGCTGCTGGTCAATGAACTGGCCATGCGCCCGCACAACTCCGGTCACTGGACCCAGGACGGCGCCGTCACCTCCCAGTTCGCCAACCATGTGCGGGCCGTGCTGGACCTGCCGCTCGGCGATCCGCGGCCGCGTGCGACGTGGACCGTGATGACCAATGTGCTCGGCGGCGACTTCCCCGACATGTACGCGCCGTATCTGCACTGCATGGCGCGCGACCCGGCGCTCAAGATCCATATGTATGGCAAGGACGTGAAGCCGGGACGCAAGGTCGGCCACGTCAACACCTACGGCGACGACCTGGCCGATGTGCGCGAGCGCGGCCGCCACGCCGCCGACTACCTCCGAGGGACCATCACCGAATGA
- a CDS encoding VOC family protein: MAVATLDVVVIDCPDPTALARFYQQVLGGEIENAGRRWVDLFLPAGPRLAFQEAPDFRPPSWPSEDDSQQLHLDLRVTDIESAQERVLELGARALDLDDDGGKRNFRVYADPAGHPFCLIRP; encoded by the coding sequence ATGGCTGTCGCCACACTGGACGTCGTCGTCATCGACTGCCCCGATCCCACCGCGCTCGCCCGCTTCTACCAGCAGGTGCTGGGCGGGGAGATCGAGAACGCGGGCCGCCGCTGGGTCGATCTCTTCCTGCCCGCCGGGCCCCGGCTGGCCTTCCAGGAGGCCCCGGACTTCCGCCCGCCGAGCTGGCCGTCGGAGGACGACTCGCAGCAGCTCCACCTCGATCTGCGGGTGACGGACATCGAGAGCGCCCAGGAACGGGTGCTGGAGCTGGGGGCGCGGGCGCTGGACCTCGACGACGACGGCGGGAAGCGGAACTTCAGGGTGTACGCCGACCCGGCCGGGCACCCCTTCTGCCTCATCCGCCCCTGA
- the purE gene encoding 5-(carboxyamino)imidazole ribonucleotide mutase, which produces MSAPVIGIVMGSDSDWPVMEEAAKALDEFEVPYEVDVVSAHRMPREMVAYGENAADRGLKAIIAGAGGAAHLPGMLASVTPLPVIGVPVPLKYLDGMDSLLSIVQMPAGVPVATVSVGGARNAGLLAARVLAAHDAGLRARMRAFQDELNAQATEKGKRLRAKVDGAGSFGFGK; this is translated from the coding sequence ATGAGCGCTCCTGTGATCGGCATCGTCATGGGCTCCGACTCCGACTGGCCCGTCATGGAAGAAGCGGCCAAGGCCCTCGACGAGTTCGAGGTCCCCTACGAGGTGGATGTCGTCTCGGCCCACCGCATGCCGCGCGAGATGGTCGCCTACGGGGAGAACGCGGCGGACCGCGGCCTCAAGGCGATCATCGCGGGCGCGGGCGGCGCCGCCCATCTCCCGGGCATGCTCGCCTCCGTCACCCCGCTGCCGGTCATCGGGGTGCCCGTACCGCTGAAGTACCTCGACGGCATGGACTCGCTGCTGTCGATCGTCCAGATGCCCGCGGGGGTTCCGGTGGCCACCGTCTCGGTCGGCGGCGCCCGGAACGCGGGGCTGCTCGCCGCCCGCGTCCTCGCCGCGCACGACGCCGGTCTCCGGGCGCGGATGCGCGCGTTCCAGGACGAGCTCAACGCGCAGGCCACCGAGAAGGGCAAGCGGCTGCGCGCCAAGGTGGACGGGGCGGGCTCCTTCGGCTTCGGCAAGTGA
- a CDS encoding LCP family protein, which yields MSEWPQGRTGDGSGRYGRGSGSAEPEGARAMPQVRRAAPGAGGPPPHPEPPLPPELSPRGTIPRQQSSHGHDDYDDGYNTGQVYGHGHGGPGGRGPGGPGGPGGGSRPVRPKNWKRRITIGLVTLIVLLLAVGIGTYFWADSKLRREVDLNKVEDRPDGGKGTNYLIVGSDSREGMSDDEKKQLHTGSADGRRTDSIIILHVGDNGNTMVSLPRDSWVTIPPFTGPDTGKRYGQSQNKLNASFSMAGPELLVRTIEYNTGLHIDHYAEIGFGGFAKIVDSVGGVEIDVPQDMKEKHAGTDLKKGKQTLNGQEALAFVRQRYGLAGGDLDRTRNQQKFLSALADKAATPSTVLNPFKLYPTMGAGLDSLIVDKDMSLWDVKDMFFAMKSVSGGDGKQMNMPVSNPGLATSKGSAVQWDMTKVKQLVGELKNDEKVTVSGN from the coding sequence ATGAGCGAATGGCCCCAAGGAAGGACCGGCGACGGCAGCGGCCGGTATGGACGTGGCAGCGGCAGCGCCGAACCGGAAGGGGCGCGCGCCATGCCGCAGGTGAGACGCGCGGCACCGGGTGCGGGCGGTCCCCCGCCGCACCCCGAGCCGCCGCTGCCGCCCGAACTCTCACCCCGCGGCACCATTCCGCGGCAGCAGTCGTCCCACGGTCATGACGACTACGACGACGGCTACAACACCGGGCAGGTCTACGGCCACGGCCACGGCGGACCGGGCGGCCGCGGCCCCGGAGGCCCCGGCGGACCGGGCGGCGGCTCGCGCCCGGTGAGGCCGAAGAACTGGAAGCGCCGGATAACCATCGGCCTGGTCACCCTGATCGTCCTGCTGCTCGCCGTCGGCATCGGCACCTACTTCTGGGCCGACTCCAAGCTCCGCCGCGAGGTCGACCTCAACAAGGTCGAGGACCGGCCGGACGGCGGCAAGGGCACCAACTACCTGATCGTGGGTTCGGACAGCCGCGAGGGCATGTCCGACGACGAGAAGAAGCAACTGCACACCGGCTCGGCCGACGGCAGGCGCACCGACTCGATCATTATCCTGCACGTCGGTGACAACGGGAACACCATGGTCAGCCTGCCGCGTGACTCCTGGGTCACCATCCCGCCGTTCACCGGACCGGACACCGGCAAGCGCTACGGCCAGTCGCAGAACAAGCTCAACGCCTCCTTCTCCATGGCCGGCCCCGAGCTCCTGGTCCGCACCATCGAGTACAACACCGGGCTGCACATCGACCACTACGCGGAGATCGGCTTCGGCGGCTTCGCCAAGATCGTGGACTCGGTGGGCGGGGTCGAGATCGACGTGCCCCAGGACATGAAGGAGAAGCACGCCGGCACCGACCTGAAGAAGGGCAAGCAGACCCTGAACGGCCAGGAGGCGCTCGCCTTCGTGCGGCAGCGCTACGGTCTGGCCGGCGGTGACCTGGACCGCACCCGGAACCAGCAGAAGTTCCTCTCCGCGCTCGCGGACAAGGCCGCCACGCCCAGCACGGTCCTCAACCCGTTCAAGCTCTACCCGACGATGGGCGCGGGCCTGGACTCGCTGATCGTGGACAAGGACATGAGCCTGTGGGACGTGAAGGACATGTTCTTCGCGATGAAGAGCGTCTCCGGCGGTGACGGCAAGCAGATGAACATGCCCGTCTCCAACCCCGGCCTGGCCACTTCCAAGGGCAGCGCGGTGCAGTGGGACATGACCAAGGTCAAGCAGCTGGTGGGCGAGCTGAAGAACGACGAGAAGGTCACCGTCTCCGGCAACTGA
- a CDS encoding response regulator transcription factor: MTRVLLAEDDASISEPLARALRREGYEVEVREDGPTALDAGLQGGVDLLVLDLGLPGMDGLEVCRRLRTEGHGFPVLVLTARADEVDTVVGLDAGADDYVTKPFRLAELLARVRALLRRGAVETQQQQPATHGVRIDVESHRAWMGDEELQLTAKEFDLLRVLVRDAGRVVTRDQLMREVWDTTWWSSTKTLDMHISWLRKKLGDDAANPRYIATVRGVGFRFEKS, translated from the coding sequence ATGACCCGAGTACTGCTCGCCGAGGATGACGCATCCATCTCGGAGCCGCTCGCCCGCGCCCTGCGCCGCGAGGGGTACGAGGTCGAGGTGCGGGAGGACGGACCCACCGCGCTCGACGCCGGTCTGCAAGGAGGCGTCGACCTGCTCGTCCTCGACCTCGGCCTGCCGGGGATGGACGGGCTCGAGGTCTGTCGTCGGCTCCGTACCGAGGGCCACGGCTTTCCGGTGCTGGTGCTCACGGCCCGCGCGGACGAGGTGGACACGGTGGTCGGCCTGGACGCCGGCGCGGACGACTACGTCACCAAGCCGTTCCGGCTCGCCGAGCTGCTCGCCCGGGTGCGGGCGCTGCTGCGGCGCGGAGCCGTCGAGACGCAGCAACAGCAGCCGGCCACCCACGGGGTGCGGATCGACGTCGAGTCGCACCGCGCCTGGATGGGTGACGAGGAGCTCCAGCTGACCGCCAAGGAGTTCGATCTGCTGCGCGTCCTGGTGCGGGACGCCGGGCGGGTCGTCACCCGCGATCAGCTGATGCGCGAGGTGTGGGACACCACCTGGTGGTCCTCCACCAAAACCCTCGACATGCACATCTCCTGGCTGCGCAAGAAGCTCGGTGACGATGCGGCCAACCCCCGGTACATCGCCACCGTCCGCGGTGTCGGCTTCCGGTTCGAGAAAAGCTGA
- a CDS encoding ATP-binding protein, whose protein sequence is MRRRLINSTLAVVLVVIAVFGLSLVIVETRTIENSAKESVSSDAVRLVSIVDSRLLGGEGVTARVLREQIESGRYAVIRMPDHRAVEIGKRPTGEVISAQETGEQGEVVRVEASRSTVSREVGRTMLIILAVALLAVLAAVALAVRQAHRLSAPLTDLAETAERLGSGDPRPRHRRYGVPELDRVADVLDSSAERIARMLTAERRLAADASHQLRTPLTALSMRLEEITLTDDPETVKEEATIALGQVERLTDVVQRLLTNSRDPRSGSAVAFDLDEVVKQQIEEWRPASRSEGRAIVRSGKKGLRAVGTPGAVAQVLATLIENSLMHGDGTVALRTRVTGNQAVVEVSDEGPGVAPDLGARVFERTVSGRNSTGLGLAVARDLAEADGGRLELLQQYPPVFALFLSREAEEHPEP, encoded by the coding sequence ATGCGCCGTCGCTTGATCAACTCCACGCTGGCCGTGGTGCTCGTCGTCATCGCCGTCTTCGGCCTGTCGCTGGTCATCGTCGAGACGCGGACCATCGAGAACAGTGCCAAGGAGAGCGTGAGCTCCGACGCCGTACGCCTGGTCAGCATCGTCGACAGCAGGTTGCTGGGCGGCGAGGGGGTCACCGCCCGGGTGCTGCGCGAGCAGATCGAGTCCGGCCGCTACGCCGTGATCAGGATGCCCGACCACCGCGCTGTGGAGATCGGCAAGCGCCCCACGGGCGAGGTCATCTCCGCCCAGGAGACGGGCGAGCAGGGCGAGGTGGTACGGGTCGAGGCGTCCCGCTCCACGGTGAGCCGCGAGGTCGGCCGCACCATGCTGATCATCCTCGCGGTCGCGCTGCTCGCTGTGCTCGCCGCGGTCGCCCTGGCCGTACGCCAGGCGCACCGGCTCTCCGCCCCGCTCACCGACCTCGCGGAGACCGCCGAGCGGCTGGGCTCCGGGGACCCCCGGCCGCGCCACCGGCGCTACGGGGTGCCGGAGCTGGACCGGGTCGCCGATGTGCTGGACTCGAGCGCCGAGCGCATCGCCCGGATGCTCACCGCCGAGCGGCGGCTGGCCGCCGACGCCTCGCACCAGCTCCGTACGCCGCTGACCGCGCTGTCGATGCGGCTGGAGGAGATCACGCTCACCGACGATCCGGAGACGGTCAAGGAGGAGGCGACGATCGCGCTGGGCCAGGTGGAGCGGCTCACCGACGTCGTCCAGCGGCTGCTGACCAACTCCCGCGATCCGCGCAGCGGCTCCGCGGTCGCCTTCGATCTAGACGAGGTGGTCAAGCAGCAGATCGAGGAGTGGCGCCCGGCCTCGCGCAGCGAGGGCCGCGCCATCGTGCGCTCGGGCAAGAAGGGGCTGCGCGCGGTGGGCACCCCGGGCGCGGTCGCCCAGGTGCTGGCGACGCTGATCGAGAACTCGCTGATGCACGGTGACGGTACGGTCGCGCTGCGTACCCGGGTCACCGGCAACCAGGCCGTGGTGGAGGTCTCCGACGAGGGGCCCGGCGTGGCGCCGGACCTGGGGGCGCGGGTCTTCGAGCGGACGGTCAGCGGACGGAACTCCACCGGGCTGGGGCTCGCGGTGGCCCGGGACCTGGCGGAGGCGGACGGCGGCCGGCTGGAGCTGCTCCAGCAGTATCCGCCGGTGTTCGCGCTCTTCCTCAGCCGGGAGGCCGAGGAACACCCGGAGCCCTGA
- a CDS encoding GtrA family protein, with product MSERSTLGGLRARMGQLAREIAKFGVVGGAGVFVNLAVFNLVRSVTELPVVRASIVATVVATGFNYVGYRYFTYRDRDKQGRTKELSLFLLFSAIGLIIENGVLYTATYGFGWDGPLQSNVFKFVGIGLGTLFRFWSYRTWVFRTLPARDAVERAEAFLSEAPPAQAGRKQPVRK from the coding sequence ATGAGTGAGCGGAGCACACTCGGCGGGCTGCGTGCCCGGATGGGGCAACTGGCCCGCGAGATCGCGAAGTTCGGGGTGGTCGGCGGGGCCGGTGTCTTCGTCAATCTCGCGGTGTTCAACCTGGTGCGCAGCGTCACCGAACTGCCCGTGGTGCGGGCCAGCATCGTGGCGACGGTGGTCGCCACCGGCTTCAACTACGTGGGGTACCGGTACTTCACCTACCGGGACCGCGACAAGCAGGGCCGCACCAAGGAGCTCAGCCTCTTCCTGCTGTTCAGCGCCATCGGCCTGATCATCGAGAACGGTGTGCTCTACACCGCCACCTACGGCTTCGGGTGGGACGGCCCACTCCAGAGCAATGTGTTCAAGTTCGTCGGCATCGGCCTGGGCACCCTCTTCCGGTTCTGGTCCTACCGCACCTGGGTGTTCCGGACGCTGCCCGCACGGGATGCCGTCGAGCGGGCGGAGGCGTTCCTGTCCGAGGCGCCGCCCGCCCAGGCCGGCCGGAAGCAGCCGGTCCGCAAGTAG